The segment GTCGCACGCGCCTGCACGGCAGCCGGCGCGCAATGCATCACGCTCACCGGCGACCTCGCCGCGCCGGGCGTCGCAGCCACGCTCGTCGATGCAACCGCCACGCGCTTCGGCGGGCTCGACCAGCTCGTCGCGAACGCCGGCTTCGCCGCGCGGCAAGCCTTTTCCGATCTTTCCGCGGACGCGCTCGCGTCCGCCTTCGCGGCGATGCCCGGCGCGTTCTCCGCGCTCGCGCGCCGCGCGCGACCGCTGCTCGACGCGTCGGCCGCGCCGCGAATCGTCGCGGTCAGTTCGTTCGTCGCGCACCGCTACCGCGCCGATGCGCCGTTCGCGGCCACCGCCGCCGCGAAGGCCGCGCTCGAATCGCTGGTGCGCACCGCGGCTGCCGAATTCGCCGCGCGCGGCATCACCGTCAACGCGGTCGCGCCCGGCTTCACGCGCAAGGATCACGGGCCGAGCGCCGGCAACGCCGCCGCATGGGCACAGGCCGAACAGGCGACGCCGCTCGGCCGGATCGCCGAACCCGACGACGTCGCCGCATTGATCGCCTTCCTGCTGTCGGACGCGGCGCGGCAGATCACCGGCCAGGTCATCCATGTCGACGGCGGCCTGACGCTCTGACGCGGCATCGACCGCCGCGCCCCTCCCCTGCGTCTCGGTCGAACACGCGCCTTCCCGCAAGAACCTGCATCGGCCTTTTTGGCCGCTCGCATCGCGACCGTAGAATAACCGCCACGCGGCAGCGCGATACGAGACAAGCCAAGAGGGGGCGGCAAGCATGCAGGCATTCCAGTGGTTCAACGAATTGTCGTCGCGCGAGCGCAAGACGCTGTATGCCGGATTCGGCGGCTACGCGGTCGATGCGTTCGACTTCATGATCTACTCGTTCCTGATCCCGACGCTGATCGCCACATGGGGGATGACGAAGAGCGAGGCCGGGATGATCGCGACGAGTTCGCTGATCTCGTCGGCAGTCGGCGGCTGGGTCGCCGGCATCCTCGCCGACCGCTACGGCCGCGTGCGCGTGCTGCAGTGGACGATCGCGACGTTCGCGCTGTTTACGTGCCTGTCCGGTTTCACGCATTCGTTCTGGCAGTTGCTCGCGACGCGCACGCTGCAGGGCTTCGGCTTCGGCGGCGAATGGTCGGTCGTGACGATCATGATGGCCGAGACGATCCGGTCGCCCGAGCATCGCGCGAAGGCCGTCGGCACCGTGCAGAGCAGCTGGTCGTTCGGCTGGGCCGCGGCCGCGATCCTCTACTGGGCGTTCTTCGCGCTGCTGCCCGAGCAGGTCGCATGGCGCGCGTGCTTCTGGATCGGCATCGTGCCCGCGCTGTGGATCCTGTACATCCGCCGCAACGTCAGCGATCCCGATATCTACACGGCCACGCGCCGCGCGCGCGACGAAGGCCGCGTGTCGGGCCACTTCCTCGAGATCTTCTCGCCGCCGCACCTGCGCGCGACGCTGTTCGGCAGCGCGCTATGCACCGGGATGCTCGGCGGCTACTACGCGATCACGACATGGCTGCCCACCTACCTGAAAACCGTTCGCCACCTGTCCGTGTTCAACACGAGCGGCTATCTCGTCGTGCTGATCGTCGGCTCGTTCGTCGGCTACGTGGTCGGCGCGATCCTGTCCGACCGGCTCGGCCGCCGCGCGTCGTTCATCCTGTTCGCGATCGGCTCGTTCTCGCTCGGGATGGCATACACGATGCTGCCGATCACCGATACCGCGATGCTGCTGCTCGGCTTCCCGCTCGGCATCGTCGTGCAAGGGATCTTCGCCGGCGTCGGCGCGTACCTGTCGGAGCTGTATCCGGGCGCGATCCGCGGCTCGGGCCAGGGCTTCTGCTACAACCTCGGCCGCGGGCTCGGCTCGTTCTTCCCGATCCTCGTCGGCTCGCTGTCGCAGTCGATGTCGCTCGTGAAGGCGATCGGCCTCGTCGCGGGCAGCGGCTACCTGCTCGTGATCGTCGCCGCGCTCGTGCTGCCGGAAACGCGCGGCAAGTCGCTCGTCGACGATCCGGCCGTCGCGTCGTGAGCGCCCTCTTCGTTCCGGAAACCGCATGCACGTGATCGTTCTCGGCGCCGGCGTGATCGGCGTCACCACCGCGTGGCACCTGCGCGAAGCAGGCTGCGACGTCACCGTGATCGAACGCGAGGCCGATGTCGCGCAAGCGACGAGCCTCGGCAACGCGGGCGTGATCGCGCCCGGCTACGTGACGCCGTGGGCCGCGCCGGGGATGCCCGGCAAGAT is part of the Burkholderia pyrrocinia genome and harbors:
- a CDS encoding SDR family NAD(P)-dependent oxidoreductase, translated to MNARAARIALITGAGSGIGAALARRLAAPGIALALHARGADDVARARLADVARACTAAGAQCITLTGDLAAPGVAATLVDATATRFGGLDQLVANAGFAARQAFSDLSADALASAFAAMPGAFSALARRARPLLDASAAPRIVAVSSFVAHRYRADAPFAATAAAKAALESLVRTAAAEFAARGITVNAVAPGFTRKDHGPSAGNAAAWAQAEQATPLGRIAEPDDVAALIAFLLSDAARQITGQVIHVDGGLTL
- a CDS encoding MFS transporter — translated: MQAFQWFNELSSRERKTLYAGFGGYAVDAFDFMIYSFLIPTLIATWGMTKSEAGMIATSSLISSAVGGWVAGILADRYGRVRVLQWTIATFALFTCLSGFTHSFWQLLATRTLQGFGFGGEWSVVTIMMAETIRSPEHRAKAVGTVQSSWSFGWAAAAILYWAFFALLPEQVAWRACFWIGIVPALWILYIRRNVSDPDIYTATRRARDEGRVSGHFLEIFSPPHLRATLFGSALCTGMLGGYYAITTWLPTYLKTVRHLSVFNTSGYLVVLIVGSFVGYVVGAILSDRLGRRASFILFAIGSFSLGMAYTMLPITDTAMLLLGFPLGIVVQGIFAGVGAYLSELYPGAIRGSGQGFCYNLGRGLGSFFPILVGSLSQSMSLVKAIGLVAGSGYLLVIVAALVLPETRGKSLVDDPAVAS